From Corynebacterium aquatimens:
TCGATGCCCTCGAGATCTTCGATGAGGACCGCTGTGCCTTCGGCGTCGGTGAGTGGGACGCACCAGTTCTTGTACTGCTCCGCGTTGGTGCCGGGCTGGTTCTGAATCCGGCGGTCGCCCACCATGTCCACCAAGTTGGTACAGGTGAGTGCTGAGCGAGTGTTGGCGATGAAGGACGTCAGTCCCACCACGATGTCATTGACGTCGCCGCGCTGGTCGCGCCCAAGACCATCGAAAATGATGTTGTTGAGCATCGTGCCCGCGAATGCCCCGGAGTCACGCACGGTGTTTAAGACATCAGCCTGCCAGGCAACATCCTTCGCGTCGAGCTCCTCGAAGGAGTCATCAACGATACCTAGGGAATCGCGCAACTCGTTGTGCGCGCCCAGCAAGTAGCCGGCGGTTGGCGGTAGGTCGTGCGTTCCCACGGAGCTTAGGCTCAGATTGCGGTATTCCAGCTGGGTCTTGGGACCGTCGTCCGGCGGCGAGGTTTCGAACCACAGCACGGAAGTGCCTAAGATGCCGCGCTGACGCAGGGCATCTTGGACCCATGGCTCGAAGGTTCCCAGATCCTCACCGACCACGACTGCACCGGCGCGCTCCGCTTCCAGAGCAAGGATGCCCAGCATCGCCTCGTGGTCGTAGTTCATGTACGCGCCCTCGAGAGGTGAGCCGTAACGCGGGATCCAGAACAGGCGGAACAAGCCCAGAATGTGGTCGACGCGGATGCCGCCGGAGTTGCGCAGAACAGTGCGCAACAAATCGCGCCACGGACGGTAGCCCGTCTCCGCCAGTGCAAACGGGTTCCACGGCGGCTGCGACCAATCTTGGCCATGCTGGCTGTACTGGTCCGGCGGTGCACCGACCGATGCCCCTTGGACCAGAACGTCTTTCAAGGTGAACGCATCCGCCCCACCAGGGTGGACACCCACCGCGAGGTCCGTCATGATGCCGATGCGCATCCCAGCCGCGATCGCCTTGTCGTGGGCGTCTTTGCGCTGTGAATCAGCGAGGAACTGCAGCCACATGTAGAAGCGCGCGAGTTCTTCCTCGTGCTGCGGGTTAATGTGAATGATCTCGTCGCGCGGGCCAGCGGCATCATCGACATCATCGGCAGCGTTATCTGCGGCCATCTCCGAAATGGCCGCGTCGAACTCGGCGCGGCGGGTCAGTTCCACGCGTGCGCACCAGTGCGCAAAGTTCACGAGCCCTTCGCCTTCTTCCGCGATGAACGCCTCGAATTCCTCGTAGCGCGCGGTAGACTCGCCGGATTTCAGGAAGATGTCGTAGAGCTCCTGCAAAACGGCGAGCTTGATCTCATAAATCAAATCGCGGTCGATGAAGTCGCTCGAGCGGTTCGTGGCCTTGAGCTCCGCAATCAAATCGTCAGCGGCTTCCCTCGTCTCCTCATCGAGTTGGGCGAACTCCTCGACGTCCTCCACCGCAATGTAGATGGGGTTGATGAATCGGCGCGAGGTTGGCAGGTAGGGCGAATCCTCGATCGGAGGGATCGGCTCCGCCGCATGCACAGGGTTAATCAGCAGGTAGTCCGCACCCTGCTTCGCCACTGTTTCAGCCAGCGCCCCAAGATCGTGAAAGTCACCGATGCCCCATGACTGCTCACTGCGCACGGAGTACAGCTGAGCCATGACTCCCCAGCACGGCTCGGCCAGAAGTTCGTTGGTGGTGTGCAGGTACTCCGGCGTGATCACCAGGGTGCAGGTGTGTTCTACACCATCGGATTCAAGGTGGATCGTGTGCCAGCCTAACGGAAGATCACCGCGGATGTGGAACGTGGCTCCGCCGTACGTGGTCTCACCGTCAGACGCTGGCGGGTCCCAGTTCTCATCTTGGTAAGTCTCTGAAACGCTGCCGTCCTCCAAGGTCACCCACACGTTGGCGGGGCGGCCTTCCGGGACGTGCACCGTGAAGCGGTGCTCGACTCCTTCGCGGGCAACGACAACTGGGGGCAGCGGGCGCGTTGCCCACTGGGTCCGCCATGCATCCAAAGCCTCCGTTAAGTCCTCTTGCGTAGGCTCATCCGGCAGCGGAACATCGAGCGCCTGAAGGAGCTGGATAAAGGACTCACGGGGAGGGGAAACCAAGTCCCCGTAAGAGCCGCGGTAGGAGGTGCTTAACCCGTAGGCCAGCGCTAGGTCGGTCAGCAGGTCCGAGTTCGTCACAGAACGCCATTGTGCCAAAGACACCAATGAACCGCTTGAGAAGGTGAGGCGTAATCTTAGAGTTGTGTCTGAAACAACCTCACTTGCAACCGAGCCGTACACCACCCCCGCCGGATTCACACTTGCTCCTGAAGACAACTGTCTGACGATCACGCTGAGAAAGTGCGAGGAATTTCCCGATCGCCCATTCCTTTCGCACCCGGAGGCCTTCGACTGGAAGGAGGTGACGGGCAAGGAGTTCGCTCAGTTGATCCGTGACGTTGCCAAGGGCATCGTTGCTAATGGCATCGAGCAAAACGACCGCGTTGCCCTCATGGCTGAGTCCAGCTTTGAATGGACAGTGATGGACTTCGCAATCTGGGCTGCCGGCGCAGCGAGCGTGCCGATCTACCCCTCGTCGTCGGCAAGCCAGGTGCAGTGGATCGTGGAAGACTCCGGCGCGAAGCTCGCGATCGCCGATGAGGGCGCGAACCAGTCGCTGTTCACCAACCTGGTTGTCGGTGAGAATGGCCACGCGCCGCTCTACGATTCGCCGACACAGCTACAGCGCGTGCTCTCTTTCTCTAAGGGAGCAATCGAGACGCTTATCGACGACGGGAAGGACGTCGACGACGCGATTATCGATGAGCGAATCAAGGCCATCAAGCACGATGACCTCGCATCGTTGGTCTACACCTCCGGTACTACCGGTAAGCCGAAGGGTTGCATCCTGACCCACCTCGTTTGGGCGCACCAAGCGATGGCGCTTTTGACCAACCCGATCGGCAGCATTGCTAACACCCACCCGGGCGCCCGGTACATGACGGTCCTTCCGCTGGCGCACGTTCTTGCCCGTTCGGTGGAGCTTGCCTGGGCACTGGGCGCTGGCCACCAGGCGCACTGGTCCAACACGTCGACGATTCCGCTGGCGTTTCAGCGCTTCCAGCCTCAGATGATTCTGGGCGTGCCCCGCATCTTTGAGAAGGTGCGCGACGGTGCATACAACAAGGCTGCCGACGGATCGTCGTTTAGCGCGCGTGTGTTCCTCGAAGCGGAGAAGACCGCTATTGAGTACTCTAAGGCGCTCGACACCGATAAGGGCCCAGGCGTGGTGCTCAAGGCACGCCGCGCACTCTTTGACAAGCTCGTGTACTCCAAGCTGCGTGAAGCAATGGGTAACCACGCTGAGTTCGCCATTTCTGGTGGTTCGGCCATTTCGACCAACTTGCTGCACTTCTTCCGTGGCCTCGGCTTGCCTATCTACGAGGGCTACGGCCTGACCGAAACCGCTGCTGCGGCTGCCGTGAACTGCCCGGGTCACACCAAGATCGGAACCGTCGGTCGCCCGAACAACGGTTACTCGGTCAAAATCGCCGATGACGGTGAGATCTGCTTCAAGGGCGATGGCGTGTTCCTTGGCTACTGGAACAACCCAGAAGCAACCGCCGAAGCTATCAAGGACGGATGGTTCCACACCGGCGACTTGGGCACGGTGGATGAAGAGGGATACGTCACCATTACCGGCCGCAAGAAGGACCTCATCGTCACCGCCGGCGGAAAGAACATCTCCCCGGGACCGATGGAAGACATCCTGCGCTCCCACCCGCTGATCTCCCAGGCAATCATCATCGGCGACGACAAGAAGTACGTCACCGTCCTGATCACTCTCGACGAAGACGAGCTGCGCCGCTGGAAGAAGACCAACAACATTCCAGAGGACATGGCCGTGTCCGAGCTGATCAAGAAGAGCGCCGATCTGCGCACGGAA
This genomic window contains:
- the malQ gene encoding 4-alpha-glucanotransferase, whose protein sequence is MTNSDLLTDLALAYGLSTSYRGSYGDLVSPPRESFIQLLQALDVPLPDEPTQEDLTEALDAWRTQWATRPLPPVVVAREGVEHRFTVHVPEGRPANVWVTLEDGSVSETYQDENWDPPASDGETTYGGATFHIRGDLPLGWHTIHLESDGVEHTCTLVITPEYLHTTNELLAEPCWGVMAQLYSVRSEQSWGIGDFHDLGALAETVAKQGADYLLINPVHAAEPIPPIEDSPYLPTSRRFINPIYIAVEDVEEFAQLDEETREAADDLIAELKATNRSSDFIDRDLIYEIKLAVLQELYDIFLKSGESTARYEEFEAFIAEEGEGLVNFAHWCARVELTRRAEFDAAISEMAADNAADDVDDAAGPRDEIIHINPQHEEELARFYMWLQFLADSQRKDAHDKAIAAGMRIGIMTDLAVGVHPGGADAFTLKDVLVQGASVGAPPDQYSQHGQDWSQPPWNPFALAETGYRPWRDLLRTVLRNSGGIRVDHILGLFRLFWIPRYGSPLEGAYMNYDHEAMLGILALEAERAGAVVVGEDLGTFEPWVQDALRQRGILGTSVLWFETSPPDDGPKTQLEYRNLSLSSVGTHDLPPTAGYLLGAHNELRDSLGIVDDSFEELDAKDVAWQADVLNTVRDSGAFAGTMLNNIIFDGLGRDQRGDVNDIVVGLTSFIANTRSALTCTNLVDMVGDRRIQNQPGTNAEQYKNWCVPLTDAEGTAVLIEDLEGIELFHRMSEASKRSS
- a CDS encoding AMP-dependent synthetase/ligase translates to MSETTSLATEPYTTPAGFTLAPEDNCLTITLRKCEEFPDRPFLSHPEAFDWKEVTGKEFAQLIRDVAKGIVANGIEQNDRVALMAESSFEWTVMDFAIWAAGAASVPIYPSSSASQVQWIVEDSGAKLAIADEGANQSLFTNLVVGENGHAPLYDSPTQLQRVLSFSKGAIETLIDDGKDVDDAIIDERIKAIKHDDLASLVYTSGTTGKPKGCILTHLVWAHQAMALLTNPIGSIANTHPGARYMTVLPLAHVLARSVELAWALGAGHQAHWSNTSTIPLAFQRFQPQMILGVPRIFEKVRDGAYNKAADGSSFSARVFLEAEKTAIEYSKALDTDKGPGVVLKARRALFDKLVYSKLREAMGNHAEFAISGGSAISTNLLHFFRGLGLPIYEGYGLTETAAAAAVNCPGHTKIGTVGRPNNGYSVKIADDGEICFKGDGVFLGYWNNPEATAEAIKDGWFHTGDLGTVDEEGYVTITGRKKDLIVTAGGKNISPGPMEDILRSHPLISQAIIIGDDKKYVTVLITLDEDELRRWKKTNNIPEDMAVSELIKKSADLRTEIQFAVNEANQTVSNAEQIKKFRVLPRDLSEEEGEITPTLKVKRNVVQEHFSKQIDRLYR